The proteins below are encoded in one region of Hordeum vulgare subsp. vulgare chromosome 3H, MorexV3_pseudomolecules_assembly, whole genome shotgun sequence:
- the LOC123440573 gene encoding uncharacterized protein At5g39865-like — protein sequence MWLPWVKTRSTSPTTSSSSSTSTCSSTALTAASPRLSFNSPSLKDLQALLRSDPAAPSPSPPHTAPRSARVFHRVRVAASALRALRTLQAPPPAAEADRRVVLYYTSLHVIRGTYEDCRAARAILRGLRASVDERDLAMDARYLEELTALLPRARRITLPQVFVGGRHLGGAEELRRLHESGELRRVVAGAASLAACGRCGGERYVLCGSCDGSHKRYSLKGGGGFRTCAGCNENGLVRCPDCSPPVV from the coding sequence ATGTGGCTGCCCTGGGTCAAGACGCGCTCCACCTcccccaccacctcctcctcctcctccacctccacctgctCCTCCACGGCGCTCACCGCCGCCTCGCCGCGCCTCTCCTTCAACTCGCCCTCCCTCAAGGACCTCCAGGCCCTCCTCCGCTCCGACCCCGCCGCGCCCTCCCCTTCCCCGCCGCACACGGCCCCGCGCTCCGCCCGCGTCTTCCACCGCGTCCGCGTGGCCGCCTCCGCCCTCCGCGCGCTCCGCACCCTCCAGGCGCCGCCGCCCGCGGCCGAGGCCGACCGCCGCGTCGTGCTCTACTACACCTCCCTCCACGTCATCCGGGGCACCTACGAGGACTGCCGCGCCGCGCGCGCCATCCTGCGGGGGCTCCGCGCCTCCGTCGACGAGCGCGACCTCGCCATGGACGCGCGCTACCTCGAGGAGCTCACGGCCCTCCTCCCGCGCGCCCGCCGGATCACGCTCCCGCAGGTCTTCGTCGGCGGCCGCCACCTCGGCGGCGCCGAGGAGCTCCGCCGCCTGCACGAGTCGGGCGAGCTCCGGCGCGTCGTGGCCGGCGCCGCGTCCCTCGCCGCCTGCGGCCGCTGCGGCGGCGAGCGCTACGTCCTGTGCGGCAGCTGCGACGGGAGCCACAAGCGGTACAGCCTCAAGGGCGGCGGCGGGTTCCGCACCTGCGCCGGCTGCAACGAGAACGGCCTCGTCCGCTGCCCGGACTGCTCGCCGCCGGTCGTCTGA